The following coding sequences are from one Oscillatoria sp. FACHB-1406 window:
- a CDS encoding tetratricopeptide repeat protein yields the protein MSRLRGRFVAGVNWIFSVLVVASASMVACPVRAQALLPYALQVDGKGLEQQGMALFQDALQLVQLGQYDLALPRAELAVQLAPEAHETWFVLGTLYVQNKQLDKGIEMLLKARAIAPQEPGIFFTLGSAYFQKGDYNTAIQEIEKGLTIEPKSVEALFDLGNSFLRLTRYPDSIAAYDRAIALDKKFWPAINNIGLVHYEQGDTASALQHWRDAVALDPEAAEPQLAIAVALFAQGQTTEALRLGEAALSIDRKYAEVPFLKENLWGDRLIADTQKFLAMPQIQAFLARFQQ from the coding sequence ATGAGTAGATTGAGAGGCAGGTTTGTGGCTGGAGTGAATTGGATTTTTTCGGTGTTGGTCGTGGCGAGTGCCTCGATGGTGGCTTGCCCCGTTCGCGCCCAAGCGCTGCTTCCCTATGCGTTGCAAGTCGATGGAAAGGGTTTGGAGCAGCAGGGAATGGCTTTGTTTCAAGACGCGCTGCAACTGGTTCAACTCGGACAGTACGACCTCGCTCTGCCTCGGGCGGAATTAGCGGTGCAGTTGGCTCCTGAAGCTCACGAGACTTGGTTTGTTTTAGGCACGCTTTACGTTCAAAATAAGCAGTTAGATAAGGGAATCGAGATGTTGCTCAAGGCTCGAGCAATTGCGCCCCAGGAACCGGGTATTTTCTTTACGCTCGGTTCTGCTTATTTTCAAAAAGGGGATTACAATACGGCGATTCAAGAAATCGAAAAGGGCTTGACAATTGAGCCGAAATCTGTAGAAGCGCTGTTCGATCTGGGAAATTCGTTTTTACGACTGACGCGCTACCCGGATTCGATCGCGGCTTACGATCGCGCGATCGCTCTCGACAAAAAGTTCTGGCCGGCCATTAACAATATTGGCTTGGTTCACTACGAGCAAGGCGATACGGCTTCTGCCCTTCAGCACTGGCGCGATGCGGTGGCTCTCGATCCCGAGGCGGCAGAACCGCAATTGGCGATCGCGGTGGCGCTGTTCGCCCAAGGACAAACCACCGAAGCGCTGCGCTTAGGCGAAGCCGCCCTTTCAATCGATCGCAAATACGCCGAAGTCCCCTTCCTCAAAGAGAATTTGTGGGGCGATCGCTTAATTGCCGATACGCAAAAATTTTTAGCGATGCCACAAATTCAAGCCTTTCTCGCCCGCTTTCAACAATAA
- a CDS encoding efflux RND transporter periplasmic adaptor subunit: MELTPPAKRKRPFPWLLASIVGGILAIAGTSVAVINATRPKTDFESLTIPATEEALTARIPASGTVVPIQSVNVSPPKAGRLVQLRVEQGDRVEQNQLIAIMENDDIQAKGMQANANLQQAIANLNAAKVRIPGEIDQAKARFASAQANYAQAIASYEEARRRLPAETNQVQQQVNSARVSMALAEAKAKRNQFLYQEGAITRDRLDEVLADFYKAQAAFNEAQQRLQESQSTDAPALQQRISAITQLKAAAAEARIAAEQRERSAREEIKQLEAAAGAAQAQLQQVKIEYDQTGIRAPFAGIVTQKYANPGSFVTPTTSASGAASATSTSIIALARGLEIVAKVPEVDVGQLRPGQPVEIAADAYPDKIFRGLIKQVAPEAVIEQNVTSFEVRVAIDDKAEKELRSGMNVDLTFIGERLSNAVVVPTVAIVTDEGKRGVMVIGEDNKPKFREAKIGLTLGDKTQILEGLKPGERVFTDLPEDSQPKNDE, from the coding sequence ATGGAACTTACCCCGCCCGCCAAACGCAAACGCCCCTTTCCGTGGCTCCTTGCTTCGATCGTCGGCGGTATTTTAGCGATCGCCGGAACCTCAGTTGCTGTTATCAATGCCACCCGGCCGAAAACCGATTTCGAGAGTCTGACGATTCCCGCCACTGAAGAAGCCCTAACCGCGCGCATCCCAGCCAGCGGAACCGTCGTCCCCATCCAGAGCGTTAATGTCAGCCCGCCCAAAGCCGGTCGCCTCGTGCAGTTGCGCGTCGAACAAGGCGATCGCGTCGAACAAAACCAACTGATTGCCATCATGGAAAATGATGACATTCAAGCTAAAGGGATGCAAGCGAACGCCAATTTGCAGCAAGCCATTGCCAACCTCAACGCCGCTAAAGTCCGCATTCCCGGAGAAATCGACCAAGCGAAAGCGCGGTTTGCCAGCGCCCAAGCTAACTACGCACAAGCGATCGCTAGCTACGAAGAAGCGCGCCGCCGCCTGCCAGCAGAAACCAACCAAGTCCAGCAACAGGTTAATTCAGCCCGCGTGAGTATGGCCCTCGCTGAGGCAAAAGCTAAACGCAATCAGTTTTTATACCAAGAAGGCGCGATAACTCGGGATCGCTTGGATGAAGTCCTAGCTGACTTTTACAAGGCGCAGGCGGCGTTCAATGAAGCCCAACAACGCCTCCAAGAATCTCAAAGCACCGACGCGCCAGCCCTCCAACAGCGTATCTCTGCCATCACACAACTTAAAGCTGCCGCCGCCGAAGCTCGAATTGCCGCAGAACAACGCGAGCGCAGCGCTCGAGAAGAAATTAAACAGTTAGAAGCAGCAGCGGGTGCAGCGCAAGCCCAGCTACAACAAGTCAAAATTGAGTACGACCAAACCGGTATCCGCGCCCCCTTTGCCGGGATTGTGACTCAGAAGTACGCCAATCCCGGGTCTTTTGTCACGCCGACAACTTCCGCTTCGGGTGCGGCTTCGGCAACTTCGACTTCGATTATTGCCCTCGCTCGAGGCTTAGAAATCGTCGCCAAAGTTCCTGAAGTTGATGTCGGACAATTGCGCCCCGGACAGCCCGTTGAAATTGCTGCCGATGCCTACCCAGATAAAATATTTCGGGGTTTAATTAAGCAAGTGGCTCCCGAAGCCGTAATCGAACAAAATGTGACTTCTTTTGAAGTGCGGGTTGCGATCGACGACAAGGCAGAGAAAGAATTGCGATCGGGAATGAATGTCGATTTGACTTTTATCGGCGAGCGGCTCTCTAACGCCGTGGTCGTGCCGACGGTGGCGATTGTCACGGATGAAGGAAAACGCGGCGTAATGGTTATTGGGGAGGATAATAAACCCAAGTTTCGCGAAGCTAAAATTGGTTTAACGTTGGGAGATAAAACGCAAATTTTAGAAGGATTGAAGCCGGGAGAGCGAGTTTTTACCGATTTGCCTGAAGACAGTCAACCTAAGAATGATGAGTGA
- a CDS encoding DUF3038 domain-containing protein — protein sequence MRPPAKPVPNYPQQQDLPLATEPDSGQLDNIKAHLDLVLMALESLAGIGSEAMLDAASSLNLEDVVSDRVGLWRLRQSNPMRKSSGGRKKLDVEEARALVLIVAHLAREHQELIRRAVSLLEQMAEQNRAPHEVALLGDYLDAFGNTYQERMEESEPLPAEVLEQLAFKLLIDLLFYGAANGHRRLWLALFDRAS from the coding sequence ATGCGCCCACCTGCCAAACCCGTCCCTAACTATCCCCAGCAGCAAGATTTACCGCTTGCCACCGAGCCGGATAGCGGGCAACTCGACAATATCAAAGCTCATCTCGACCTCGTACTCATGGCCCTCGAAAGCCTTGCGGGGATCGGTTCGGAAGCGATGCTGGATGCAGCTTCGAGTCTGAATTTAGAAGATGTTGTCAGCGATCGCGTCGGACTGTGGCGTTTGCGCCAATCCAACCCGATGCGGAAAAGTTCGGGAGGACGGAAAAAACTCGATGTCGAAGAAGCGCGAGCGTTGGTGCTAATTGTCGCCCATCTCGCACGAGAACATCAAGAATTAATCCGCCGTGCGGTTAGTCTTCTCGAACAAATGGCAGAACAAAATCGAGCGCCCCACGAGGTAGCCCTCTTAGGCGACTATCTCGATGCGTTCGGAAACACTTATCAAGAGCGTATGGAAGAAAGCGAACCCCTACCGGCAGAAGTTCTCGAGCAATTAGCCTTTAAACTTCTGATCGATCTGTTATTTTATGGGGCAGCGAACGGACACCGCCGCCTTTGGCTCGCCCTGTTCGATCGCGCCAGCTAA
- a CDS encoding DUF4335 domain-containing protein, with protein sequence MLFSTSALRRYTPPTCTLKIIGKTSPLSRWGARPLFKTARFELNFDDPRKLAEEQIAIAGDSFQLERLCEVVRSYVQDFLMESAPARWPARSAYPLYPPTEASAAPDNTTAATLVVAPDNLEAGSPSTASPFLQPKGLLKHYLAFGDLATLQSGDGIELSATQLFDLATALDDYSADVAVLPELDETRSPKLTVMPWAAAVAGAVLAVGAASTAIILQNRSNAPTTASAPQQDQVAIAPSPALEPLPTPPATGLPIPSPTLPSPLGKLEQVAPPQSVVPPAARNATPGSAAPVPPVGQPGSATGNGRSSDSSPLLIRPNTGAKPAPQQRSTRTGEPQITARPAPPVTSPYPPLVQPNRPMPAPAPAPKASPVTPIFPPSNAPVVPTAPPPSLPTTLPPLTSDARTTASAPETGNTAAARQNEASNNANVAAVPPAQRVAARVDGVRNYFQQRWQAPKDLNEPLQYSLILKKDGTIERIVPYGQVSGIYLDRTPMPLLGESFGIASDESTTQVRLKLNPDGSVEASAEN encoded by the coding sequence ATGCTCTTTTCTACCTCAGCCCTCAGACGCTATACTCCCCCGACTTGTACCCTGAAAATTATCGGGAAAACCTCGCCTTTATCGCGTTGGGGTGCGCGTCCGTTGTTTAAAACGGCACGGTTCGAGTTAAACTTCGACGACCCCCGAAAACTCGCAGAAGAGCAAATCGCGATCGCGGGTGACAGTTTCCAACTCGAACGACTATGCGAAGTCGTCCGAAGCTACGTGCAAGATTTCTTGATGGAATCAGCCCCCGCCCGTTGGCCCGCTCGCTCGGCTTATCCCTTATATCCCCCAACCGAAGCCAGTGCCGCGCCCGATAACACAACCGCCGCTACCTTAGTTGTCGCTCCCGACAATCTGGAAGCTGGCTCCCCCTCAACCGCTTCGCCTTTCCTTCAACCCAAAGGTTTATTAAAGCATTATCTCGCCTTTGGCGACCTGGCAACGCTCCAATCCGGCGACGGGATCGAATTGAGCGCGACTCAACTGTTCGACCTCGCGACTGCTCTTGATGACTACAGCGCCGATGTCGCCGTGCTGCCGGAACTCGACGAAACGCGATCGCCAAAACTTACCGTAATGCCCTGGGCGGCAGCCGTAGCCGGAGCCGTCCTTGCCGTCGGCGCTGCCAGTACAGCCATTATCTTGCAAAATCGTTCCAACGCTCCAACAACGGCTTCTGCTCCCCAACAAGACCAGGTTGCGATCGCGCCCTCGCCCGCCCTCGAACCCCTCCCCACTCCCCCCGCAACTGGCCTGCCCATCCCCTCCCCAACGCTACCTTCGCCCCTCGGCAAGCTCGAACAAGTCGCCCCGCCGCAATCCGTCGTGCCGCCCGCCGCTCGCAATGCTACCCCCGGCAGTGCTGCCCCCGTCCCGCCTGTCGGCCAACCCGGTTCGGCGACGGGAAACGGCAGGAGTTCGGATTCCAGCCCGCTGCTTATTCGTCCCAATACCGGCGCGAAACCGGCTCCCCAGCAGAGATCTACTCGAACCGGGGAACCGCAAATTACCGCTCGCCCTGCCCCTCCAGTGACGAGTCCTTACCCTCCCCTCGTCCAGCCGAATCGACCGATGCCCGCCCCCGCCCCTGCCCCCAAAGCTTCGCCCGTCACGCCCATTTTCCCGCCATCTAACGCTCCCGTTGTTCCGACGGCTCCTCCCCCTTCTTTACCGACAACCCTACCGCCCCTGACTTCGGACGCACGAACGACAGCCAGCGCCCCAGAAACCGGCAATACAGCAGCAGCGCGGCAGAACGAAGCGAGTAATAATGCAAACGTGGCGGCAGTTCCACCCGCTCAGCGCGTTGCCGCTCGCGTCGATGGAGTTCGGAATTATTTTCAGCAGCGCTGGCAAGCGCCGAAGGATTTGAATGAGCCGTTGCAGTATAGTTTGATTCTCAAAAAAGATGGCACAATCGAGCGGATTGTCCCTTACGGGCAGGTTTCCGGGATTTATCTCGATCGCACCCCTATGCCTCTCCTCGGTGAAAGTTTTGGCATCGCCTCGGATGAAAGTACCACTCAAGTTCGTTTGAAGTTGAATCCCGACGGCAGCGTTGAAGCGAGTGCGGAGAATTAG
- a CDS encoding HetZ-related protein 2, with amino-acid sequence MTNLGVELEARWRERLLEDFPQQDAKTRSSVVCWLLGAHPERLDELHPAQLAIARQAMEYRYRILSQRYLNAGPTQAYKNLIKRLSGLIMLRNKIQTWVSLSRDRNRATTDVLQEVIQEMLNSDRYIQSCIVEIGRCTQDANLRNALLLASIEEYCLRPIRNQPLLVYRFVNYLRRTQRGGMTQVPQKDIVRIVSDEIATDDGEGTVGLLDDRAIADYQEEQAWEEQQVLRQSVQREFEIYLEAKVDPLAATWLRLYLQGKSQEEIAAALDLPIKQVYRLREKVSYHAVKGFALKTRPDLVAEWLQTSLKENNLGLTPGQWAEYWEGLTPEQRQLLERLKAGETPEAIAKACNLKLAQVTGEWAKLYQIAQALRSGD; translated from the coding sequence ATGACTAACTTAGGTGTGGAGTTAGAGGCTCGGTGGCGCGAACGCTTGCTAGAAGACTTTCCACAGCAAGATGCTAAAACTCGCTCTAGTGTTGTCTGCTGGCTGCTGGGCGCGCATCCCGAACGACTCGACGAGCTACACCCCGCTCAATTGGCGATCGCTCGTCAGGCAATGGAATATCGCTACCGCATTTTATCGCAGCGCTATTTAAACGCGGGACCGACTCAAGCGTATAAAAATTTAATCAAGCGGTTGAGCGGGCTGATTATGCTGCGCAATAAAATTCAGACGTGGGTATCTTTAAGTCGCGATCGCAATCGTGCGACAACGGATGTATTACAAGAAGTCATCCAAGAGATGCTTAATAGCGATCGCTATATTCAATCTTGCATTGTTGAAATCGGGCGCTGTACCCAAGATGCCAACCTGCGAAACGCGCTGCTGCTAGCCAGCATTGAAGAATATTGCTTGCGTCCGATTCGCAATCAACCGCTACTCGTTTACCGCTTTGTGAACTACCTGCGGCGGACGCAACGGGGCGGAATGACGCAAGTTCCCCAAAAAGACATCGTGCGGATTGTCTCCGACGAGATTGCGACGGATGACGGCGAGGGTACGGTGGGCTTGCTCGACGATCGCGCGATCGCGGATTATCAAGAAGAACAAGCTTGGGAAGAACAGCAAGTGTTGCGCCAATCAGTGCAGCGCGAGTTCGAGATTTACCTAGAAGCCAAAGTCGATCCCTTAGCAGCAACGTGGTTGAGACTCTATCTGCAAGGTAAATCCCAAGAAGAAATCGCCGCCGCGCTCGATCTCCCCATCAAGCAAGTCTATCGGCTGCGGGAAAAAGTCAGCTACCACGCCGTTAAAGGCTTCGCGCTCAAAACCCGTCCCGATCTCGTCGCTGAATGGCTGCAAACCTCTCTCAAAGAAAATAACCTCGGACTGACTCCGGGACAATGGGCTGAGTATTGGGAGGGTTTAACGCCCGAGCAGCGCCAGTTGCTCGAGCGACTCAAAGCCGGAGAAACCCCAGAAGCGATCGCCAAAGCGTGCAATCTGAAGCTCGCGCAAGTAACGGGGGAATGGGCGAAACTGTACCAAATCGCTCAAGCCCTTCGCAGCGGCGATTAA